A region of the Scatophagus argus isolate fScaArg1 chromosome 14, fScaArg1.pri, whole genome shotgun sequence genome:
CAATCCCAGAGAGGCAACAACAGGAAAAGATGAGCAGAggaaggctgtgtgtgtgtgtgtgtgtgtgtgtgtgtgtgtgtgtgtgtgtgtgtgtgtgtgtgtctgaggggaggAGACAAGCGAGACCTGCTGATAAAGCTGTGAGTGGTTTTTGTCCTTCTGCATTAGTTGAAGGGATTTTAAGGACACTGATGAGCATGGTGAGATTGGATGGATGTGTTCTCAACTTAACCTTTGATTTGAGCCACAGTGGAAACATTTACATGACATTGGATTAACGCTACAGGACCATATTGGCTGACAGAATTCTTCATCTTGTGGTGatcagacatacagtacagtcaCACGTTTGGCTACCAGAGGAAGTACTTTGATGTAATATTCGATTTTCAGTATATCGACATGTTGTATTTGTGCGGACATGAGAGTGCTGTACCCTCTGTTAGCATGACTCCTGACTGCATGGACGCCAACAAGCCGATAATCCAAAGCGACATGAAGCCTCATGTGATGGGAATTATCCTGAGCATCGCCTCTTTCCTCATCATCTCGACCAACCTGCTGGTGGCAGCTGCTCTACTTAAACTACTCCTTAGAAAGAAGACCCAGAGCTGGTGCTTCGTCCTCAACTTGGCCCTGGCTGACACCCTGGTGGGTGTGGCCATCACTGGCCTGGCCACAGAGGACTTCAACAGCAGCAATATCACTCAGAGCCAGGACAGCCATGTCACTGCTGATCCTACAACAAACGTCACGCCTTCCGCTCAGGGCAAGATTCGCTGTTTGATGCGGATGGGCTTCGTGATGTCCCCCTGCACAGCATCTATCATGTCCATGTTCCTGATCTCACTTGACCGCTACGCAGCCATCAAGATGCCCCTGAGGTATTCCCAGCTGTCAGGGAAGGGGACAGCAGCCGGGTTCCTGCTGGTTCTGTGGATCAGCGCCCTCACTATAGGCTTCCTCCCAGGTGAGAATCACAAATGCACAGGTGATTAATCGATCTATGTTGAGTCAGGGTaacagaagcagacagaaaataaaaaatgcaagtCGTTGTGTTGTTGAGGCATGCCATCTTGCAAAAGGTACGGACAAGCAAAGGTTGGGCAAGTCAAGTTCAAATAATGCACCCTGACAGTTTATATCTATGTAGATTCCTCATTGAGATAAATGAGGGTGCTGCATTTTGTGAAACAGTGCATCTGTCTAAATATAGTCAGATGTTGACGTTGAAGATGACATTGGATaacatttttgccttttgtgaTCCCTCAGTCACGGTGCGgcagctgcagacagatggCTATGATGGCTTCTGTGCGTTTTTCTCCGTCATTCACCAGGTGGGCATGATCGTGTTATTCAGTGTGTGcttcttccctctgctctctctgtttgttttcatttacctGGACATCCTGAAGATTGCCTGGATCCACCAGAGGAGGATCTGCCAAGTTAGGCAAGCTGGTTCTATAACTGCTGACCACAATGACCAACAACATCAggagcatcatcatcatcatcatcatcagctgagGAGCTACTGGAGCCATGTCAAGGCTCTGAGGATGGTGGCAGTGCTCGTGGGCTGCTTCTTGGCCCTCTGGTGCCCTTTCTTTGTGGTGTGCATTGTGCAACTTCTGTGTAAAAGCTGCAAACTCATCAACGTGTTGGAGAACCATCTGTGGCTCTTGGGATTGTCAAATTCACTGATCAACCCCCTGGTGTATGCCTTTTGGCAGAAGGAGGTGCGGCTGCAGTTAGCAGCCATGTTTTCCTGCTTTACATGCGGATTACTCGCTGCTGGACCTCCAGGTGTCACCCACTAAGTGTCTCTAGTGGAGATAGCCACAACCCTTCACTGTTGCAGCCAATTATGAACAAGGACACACTGAAAAAAGAGAATTATTGGAGCAACTTAAATGAATTGCTTCAGTTGGTAACAAGCAATTGAATTGAGTTTATCCAACAAGTTATATTAActcattaatttaaaattaagttgGACAAACTCAATTCAATTGCTTGTTATCAATTGAAGCAATTCAGTTAAGGTGGTCCACgaattctctttttttcagtgcaCCACCTTGTGAACTGAACTGCAAAACCAGAGAAGCAGTGGTAATCAAAACATAAATGTCAACATGATCCGCAGACCACGCAGGACCTCAAAGTTTGGGCAATCAGAACGGTGACTAACAACTTCTTCCTGGTTCTCACTCTGTTGTGGTCAGGAGTTTTATTAAAGTGATAGAACTCCTGTATAATTTAAAGATTTGATCCACAGTTTTCAGTGAAACCAGCAGTGTCAGACACCAGGGACAGCATGGGGGAAGGAAATACTTCGATAGACTGGTTTCACAAACTGTGACACGCATTCCTGTTAAGTCCACATGGGTTTAGGTCTGTCCCACTGTAGAATCAGTGAGTCCTTTATGCACACTTACTGCATGTATGAAAACCCACAGAGACTTTCAGAGGAcactgcacatgtgcagctcGGGGAAAAACCCatgagaaactgaaagaaagaaagaaaaaaatgcaaataatttaaaacaaactagAATTAATATAATGAAAGtatacatgctgatgtttgtttcgTGTTCTTATTTGGCACCtcccaaactgaaaatgttagttatgttcatttatttttctgcagtgagAGTTGCAGGTTTGGCTCTGACTGACATTGTTGGTACTGATGAATTGTATTAAATGCATATAGTTAACCAGCTGGAGGATGTTAGCCCTGGCTTAGTCCCATTTGTGATCTGAGTGTCCTCATTTAATCTTTATTCAAATTCCATGATGAGTCATGCCATGCTGTGAGTTTTGAGCTTAGGTACATAACCAACACTGTACAAGAATatgagaaaaaggaggaaaagtcAACATTTCCTGTCAAACAGAGCCATGGGAAATGCTCTCCTACAGACCTGAAGCTACTTTGTTTCAACCAAAATGTCAACAACTGATTTTATCCTGCTTTTGAAGAGTGGAAATTAATACACAGTATGATTATAACTTGTATTTCTATccagtgaattaaaaaaaacccaaaacaaaacatttggatGGAGCTGAAAATGTGTAGTCTACCAGCAGtctttgtggttgtttgtcttgtaACGGCATAGTGATgcttttccaaaaatgtttgcatcttgtttgatttgatttttgctgTAATATTTATCTGATACAAATACCTGAAAAGACTTTGAATAGTTGAAGcttctgcacctcctcctcaaATAAAACTCTCCTCAGCCTTCAACACGTGCATCATTTTGACCATAACCTCACAGAGAGCGAAGCTAACGGTGCTTTTTAAGCCACATCGATTCATGAAGTCAAACTTGTCCAGTTTTACCACCGGAAAAATCCTTTAACTGCTCTCTAAAAATCCTGGCATCGGATTTTTGTTGTCTCTTCTGTACCATGTAAACTGTGGCAGGACGGATCGCAGGTAGCCTGCATCAAAAGTCATGAGACTGACTGGAACCCATGCCATCATATGTAAATTGTATGCCTCGGCCCTGGGATCCACTTTGGTTTATACTGTTTGATTTGATAGCCTTAAACTGATGGTTCTCAGATAACAGACGAGCCCGCTGTTTATCATGTAAAATTTTATAGCTGGAGAACGATTCAGTCATGGAAACTTCCTTGGCTGCTTGAATCTTGATAAATATTGTCCATTTACGTGTCTTTATCAACAAGGTGATGTCAGGGATTTTACTAATGTTTACTTTAGCCTGAGAGACTGCAGTGTCTACACAGAGCCTGATTGACTGAGCTGGAAATAGAGCTAATTTACCTTTGGCTCTCTCATCGTTTGTCATGTCATGCTGTGCTGGGTTGTTTATGTATACATCGAAAAATCACTGTGCCTGAACGTGAACTACGGTATCCTGggtgaaaatgcaaaatatttattgacaaactgctgacagaaatgacaaagagaccaatgaaagaaaacatggaatTAACGACAGGAGGACTATTAGATGAAACGTTTCACATTGACAGGAATGCTCTCTGAAAGTGGTACGACTgtacatgaaactgaaaatcaTCCAACTCATCGACTCAGGACTACAAACCCTGCTCAGTGATCACAACACTTAATTTACAGGCTAAGGTAGATGTTGAACGCGTGTGTGCTAACTGCGCTGCTGCTTCTGCGTCCTCATCGGGCTGAAGAACGGGTGCCACAGCGCCTCCTCCAGGGTGATCCGTCTGCAGACGTCGTACTCCAACATGCAGCTGATCAGGTCGAACAGCTGCCGCTCTTCCTCCGTCTTCCTCTGCATGTActgctgagagacaaacagtcACTCTtaacttcctgctgctgcctcacagcTGCAGCCGATTGGCAGATTTGAGGGATGAGTACCTTGAGAGGTTGACAGTGTTTCCTGATGTAATCATCAGAGGAGCTCTGCTCGTCCCAGTTCAGATGCTCGTTGTGCACGTAATGCTGCTTTCTGCACATACCACAGTCCAGACACATGAGTTAAACGGTTAGTTGTTTCACGTGAGATATGACAAATTTGTTTCCAGCGCTCCATGTCAATCACACCTGCAGCACTGGAGAACTGTACAGAGCATTCATTTGCATGTTCTTTTGCAGATTTTCTTGAAATTAGGTTAAACTTTGGGTTTGGATGGAAACTTTTGTGTTGCATTCAGGCTCTTCGTCTCAGTTTCAGCAGTACAATGCCACGGTGCAGTGCAGGGTGAGAGCAGCAGTTCCAGTTCCGGTTTTCTGGGCATTAAGCTCCTAGCTGAGTCTCTGGAGACCCTGAGGCCGACCCGGATCACCTCCTAACCAACCTGGATGAAATTGGGATGTGtcctgcatgtatgtgtgagtggtCACCTTGTCTGTTTGAGCAGGTTCGGAGGAATCGGTCCTAGGACTTTCTCCATCATGGCCAGATGTTCTTTACTGTCGTGGGTctgaaacaacagacagacaaacttactactgcttctctctctcttcctctgtgtgtgtgtgtgtttataccaTGAAGAGTGTACGTCCCAGATAAAACTCCATGAGAACACAGCCCAGACTCCAAACGTCACACGACTGGTTCCAGCCCAGATCtgagcacaaaaacatgcagttaaaacaaaaaacacagatcaTTTAACTTGTGGGCATACTTGTCCAGTGtagtagttgtgtgtgtgtgtgagctgtgagtgtgtgtgtggtgtgtgtgtgagctgtgtgtgtacCCAGTATGACCTCTGGAGCTCGATAGTGGCGTGTGGACACCAGGGATTCATGGTGCTCGTGGTCAAATGTGGCGGTGCCAAAATCCACCACCTTCACATCCAGACTCTTCAGTTTCCTGTCTTCACaattctgtcacacacacacacacgcgtgtaAACAAACCTTCGCTGCTTCGCTGAAATGACTGCATGACAAGTTATTTTCTCCGCTTGTTTTTACCGTCTCATCTTTGTGCACCAGGCTGAAGTCTGAGCAGACAAACAGGATGTTCTCTGGCTTCAGGTCTGTGTGGGTCAGCTTGTTACGATGCAGGActgtggaacacacacacatatttgaagtgtgtgtttgttgaaagCTTTTGTTTCTCTCGCAGTTTAGCAAGAAGTTTAGTTTTGAGTTGAGCATCACATGTTCCATCCAAAAGTTTTAGACAAATTTACTGACGATGTGAGGAAAGATGATGCACTTTAAAGAGCAtcggttttggttttgtgtacaCGTTTTGAGCTTTCTGTCACCAAAAACAGTGGAGttgaatggattttttttttaaatcaaactgtatatttatttgttaattgcTGAATTGTTAATTgcataatcattttttttgttttttaaagcagctgtcactcagaacatttcatttttttatttccaattgattaaaaccaacaaaaacagtgtaaatttaaatatttgctAATTTTACTGCATACCTGACAAAACTTAATAGTTAGTTAGGCAAATGTAATAAGTTTATTGTCCCTTGATCAGCTACAGGAAAGCACTGGTCCCAGGGACACTTGCTTGTGTTTGGATATTTCTGATGCTAAATGTGGAATATTTCAGACTGTTTTCATCATTGCTGGTGAAGAAGACCGTTTTGACTTGAACTACTGGCTGAACTCACCCAAAAGTTTCAAATGCAGTTTGTCAGCCAACATCTCTACACTTCACTTTCACCCAAACCAACTTTAACTCAGTAACTAAAGTGTCAACAACACCAACATTAGCGACAATGTTAGAGGCCAGAAGTCACGGGGCTGGTAGAAAGTggctaacatgcacacacacacacacacactggactcACAGCAGACGGCTCTGACGATCTGGTAGGCCATGTGTCTGATCTGCTCCACGCTGAACGGCAGGAACTCGTTCTGTCGCAGGAACTCGAATGTGCTGATGCCGAGCAGCTCGAACACAATGCAGATGTGACCCTGGTGCTCGAACCAGTCCAGCATCCTCACACAGGCActggcagaggacagagagtcAGTAATCCGTAAACATCAGGTGTACCATCTGAACAACTGAAATTCTCAAGATTGCAActcaaatgtctttttaatttctaaacCGCCGTATTTCCTCAAATGGTGACCAGAACCCTTATTTACCTCAAATGCAGGGACGCAGGCTTATATTAGAGAGAGGCCCTTATAAAGTATATGTGCTCATATTTAAGTATGAAGCCTCCTTGTCTTCTGATCTGGTAAACTTTTGTTACTGCATGTTGTTTATaccacaaaatataatttggctGGGGCGTTAACACATGTACACTCATAGTGACTGAAATGCAATGTTAAAAGTTAAGATGAGTACTCCTGAAGTGCTGAAAATAGCAAGTTTATATAACAAAATTTATtaaagtgatgtgatgtgaatgtaCATTACATAACAGGCACCAGGAGTTTCTCCagccttgtttttttccccgCAGGGCAGACCTTTATTTGTTCAAGTCAACCATTATTAGACACACGACTTTCACGTGACTGTAAATTATTCCCAGGGCTAACTTATTTTACACAGGTGTCAATTGAAAACCAAAAACCTAACCATCCTTAGCTTTATCCCACAGATAAAACAAGAGCACGGAAAACTAAACTGAATCTTTTCAGTTGTCCTCCCTGATTTCCTCTGAGGCTTCTGCTGCACTCACAATCGTTTGTCATCATCCAGGCTGTTGATCTCCTCCAGCACTGCGATCTCAGACCTCGCTACCTCACGGAAACAGTCTATGTTCCTCACGATCTTCACGGCTACGCGCTCCTGTCTGCTCAACACACAGGGGCAAGCAGACATGCAGGAAAAGACACGACTGCACTGATGACACAAACATGAATTCTCCTCCATCCAGTTTATGTGATGGTTAAAGTGTTTGCTAATAACATACAACAGAACAGCCACCTAACAGTTACAAGGTTCAGTCAGCGTGCATGCTTACTTGTCTCTGTCAATACACTCCACCACTTTTCCAAAGGCTCCTGCTCCCAGAGTACATACCACCTcatctgagacacacacaaggacacacacagttatttGGGTCAGCAGCATTGGCAAACTTCTCAGAGAATATTTCACCCAccagaaaaacatgaatatttgtgAGTATCCCAGTTTGAGGGTTTCTTCAGTAGCAGCTCAGTTGTAGCTTTTTATTACAGAGGATACAAATCAGCAACTCCAACCTGACTGGCCTAATCATgacataacaaaaaacaccagagagTGAATGTGGGGTCTTTAACCTACTGATCTTTACTCCAACTCTTACATAAAATGAGTACAATTACAATATTAAGTAGAAGAATAAAGTAGCATAAACTGGATATACTTAAGTAAAGTACAAACAGATCCTCACCCCTAATTTAAAAGTCCAGAAAAAAATCTGGCCAACAGACCTCGAAATTATTTTGACAAACTGCCTTCCCAGAGTTTTGCAGTGCCGGAAATTATTTCTGGAGTTGCTGGTGATGTGAGTGTGCAGTTACCTCCATGCTGCCCTGTCAGAAACACCAAAGCTAtcacaaggacagaaaagacACTGAGGACAAAAAAGTTGGTGTCAAGTACATCTTTCTTTCATCACGAGGCCGATGTCATAGACCAGGTGGCCCTCTTCATCGTCCTCGCAGCTCTTTCCCTTTTGACTCCTCTTCACTCCATCATCAGCGCCGTTGACAGCATTGTCACCAAGAAAAGCAGATTCAGACTGTGACGATCTGTCGTCAGGCTGAGTGCAGCGTTGGACACGGGCGATTAATGGTAGATGTGGTTGTGTTTCGATCCACGCAGGTGGACAAGACAGATGGACAAGAAAGAGACAGGATGTCACTTTGTTTATCGCAAAAACTTTGGGGGACATTTGAAACTTAGGTCGCACAACTTAGGTCGTTCAGTCCTCTTCTTCATTAAGATAAAACCATCAGCAACCCAGAAAAATTATTTCACAGATTAAATCATGTCAGAAACAGGAGAATCTGTCTTTATACTGAAAGCTCTCCGAATATTTAGCATAACGATAAGCCaaagctgctgtatttgttgatgaaataaataaaattcattcaACAATAAGTAAATATATTAGATATCAAAACgtttgacaaagcaaacataaaagtaaatgaaagatCCTTCATGACAGAGGAAGACACTCGTACCGAGTTACCGGCTTCGGTGGGGGTGCAGAACGAGCGTTGGTTGAAGCTTCCagtctttctgtcagtgtggaCGTCTATTTTGGGGTCAATGTCCTCTGCCAGCAGAAAGGAAGAACGTCCCAACATTGGTTGGAACATTGTtggattttattattttgttattataaCTTCGATCCTGAAATCCACACATATATTCTTAGGTATTACTATATACTCATTTGTTGAGGTCTCATTTATCTGAGTTATCCACTGCTAATTAAGAGGTAAACAGCAGAGCTAATGTCCAAGTTTCTTGCACaattttcaaaattcaatttaGCCGCCACTCTAAGATGAATAGTAATGAGCAGCTAATGCAATGAAATAGTCAAGAGTAATTCTCctctggacagaaaaaaagagctCTTTTCCTTTCATACTTCTTGGTGAGTTAAAGACACAAGTTGAAATAAAGTTACCTGAACCACAGCCGTCGTCCTTCCTGCCCATAGTGCTGCTGCACACCACTGAGCTCTGCCACAGCAGCTTGCTCTCTCTGCTCCAGGCTCTGGGATGGATCATAAAAAGtgattattcattcattcactggcATTAGCATTATTTACAGCTGTGTACAGCATGCTGTCGGACTGTCGCTGCCTGACTGCATTGAACTGAAACGTCCATGCCAAATGTGATTATATGCTTCATTCTGGATGAGATTTTTTGGACCAACAGACTGAATGACTGACCTTTAATGCCAACCGttttagacaaaacaaaaaatgcattcatgtcCAAACATACGATTCAATCCACATCAAACTAGTTCAAGTTAAGTGGTTAAACAGAAAGGTTAGGGGGTGTTCGGCTGTACCTGAATGAAGAATTTGCTTCCTGAGAGTAAAGTTAAAAACTCTGCAGCTTCTTcgtctgtttctcctctctctgtgtttctgccaCACTCTGAAACGGGACAAGCGTTTAATATGCAGCTAAATGAATACACCTGAAACGTCACGTTCGGCTGTAAGGAAAGGTGCAGGAACTTCACggttcttcttctttggtctGCCTGGCATTCAAACCCTCCTTCCTCCACAGGCTTTGGTTCGCGATtccctcttctctgttttcaaaGCTATACATAGTGTTACATCCCTCCAACCCACAAACCTATAGGTGCCTCTATCTCCAGGGCTTCCCTCGCCCTTTGGAAGAGGCCGAGTTACGACCCCCCAGCCAGCCGGGCAGCTTCCAAAGGGGCGAGATGATAACATGAAACTAATGTTCCCTCTGGGGAAATTAGGTTTCTAGAGCAGTCAAagtaaaacagcataaaaacaagGATTAAGTTTCAATAGAACATTTCCTGCAagatttctttcctt
Encoded here:
- the LOC124070978 gene encoding dual specificity protein kinase CLK4-like isoform X2, coding for MGRKDDGCGSEDIDPKIDVHTDRKTGSFNQRSFCTPTEAGNSPDDRSSQSESAFLGDNAVNGADDGVKRSQKGKSCEDDEEGHLVYDIGLVMKERYEVVCTLGAGAFGKVVECIDRDKQERVAVKIVRNIDCFREVARSEIAVLEEINSLDDDKRFACVRMLDWFEHQGHICIVFELLGISTFEFLRQNEFLPFSVEQIRHMAYQIVRAVCFLHRNKLTHTDLKPENILFVCSDFSLVHKDETNCEDRKLKSLDVKVVDFGTATFDHEHHESLVSTRHYRAPEVILDLGWNQSCDVWSLGCVLMEFYLGRTLFMTHDSKEHLAMMEKVLGPIPPNLLKQTRKQHYVHNEHLNWDEQSSSDDYIRKHCQPLKYMQRKTEEERQLFDLISCMLEYDVCRRITLEEALWHPFFSPMRTQKQQRS
- the LOC124070979 gene encoding glucose-dependent insulinotropic receptor; amino-acid sequence: MLYLCGHESAVPSVSMTPDCMDANKPIIQSDMKPHVMGIILSIASFLIISTNLLVAAALLKLLLRKKTQSWCFVLNLALADTLVGVAITGLATEDFNSSNITQSQDSHVTADPTTNVTPSAQGKIRCLMRMGFVMSPCTASIMSMFLISLDRYAAIKMPLRYSQLSGKGTAAGFLLVLWISALTIGFLPVTVRQLQTDGYDGFCAFFSVIHQVGMIVLFSVCFFPLLSLFVFIYLDILKIAWIHQRRICQVRQAGSITADHNDQQHQEHHHHHHHQLRSYWSHVKALRMVAVLVGCFLALWCPFFVVCIVQLLCKSCKLINVLENHLWLLGLSNSLINPLVYAFWQKEVRLQLAAMFSCFTCGLLAAGPPGVTH
- the LOC124070978 gene encoding dual specificity protein kinase CLK4-like isoform X1; protein product: MGRKDDGCGSEDIDPKIDVHTDRKTGSFNQRSFCTPTEAGNSPDDRSSQSESAFLGDNAVNGADDGVKRSQKGKSCEDDEEGHLVYDIGLVMKERYEVVCTLGAGAFGKVVECIDRDKQERVAVKIVRNIDCFREVARSEIAVLEEINSLDDDKRFACVRMLDWFEHQGHICIVFELLGISTFEFLRQNEFLPFSVEQIRHMAYQIVRAVCFLHRNKLTHTDLKPENILFVCSDFSLVHKDETNCEDRKLKSLDVKVVDFGTATFDHEHHESLVSTRHYRAPEVILDLGWNQSCDVWSLGCVLMEFYLGRTLFMTHDSKEHLAMMEKVLGPIPPNLLKQTRKQHYVHNEHLNWDEQSSSDDYIRKHCQPLKQYMQRKTEEERQLFDLISCMLEYDVCRRITLEEALWHPFFSPMRTQKQQRS